The region CAGGTCCTTCCACTGGTAGTTGTTGACCAAGTGGGTTTCCGAGCTGTGCAAGGCCAACGACACCGAGTACGTACCTGCACCTACGTCCATCGAAAAAGCGGCGTCGAACTGGACAAGCTCGCCGGCGCGCACTTCGCGCAATTCCTGCCCGGTGTAGTGG is a window of Salifodinibacter halophilus DNA encoding:
- a CDS encoding ABC transporter ATP-binding protein, with the protein product HYTGQELREVRAGELVQFDAAFSMDVGAGTYSVSLALHSSETHLVNNYQWKDLALVFTVANADKVKFAGVAYLPPRIGIQQFGADGSRRVQ